In Blastopirellula sp. J2-11, a single genomic region encodes these proteins:
- a CDS encoding DUF1559 domain-containing protein, with amino-acid sequence MSTRTSRKRFAFTLVELLVVIAIIGVLIALLLPAVQQAREAARRSQCNNNLKQWNLAFHNHSDVFKHFPVGRQNGTFGPRRTWVVTAWPFVEQLALFDQYDLTKHFHESPHIVQSADTGLCANPVDIYFCPSDGGSRLWKGDVYWRSRANYVVGFGDNAAANAALRSAPFKYNEKVDFRDITDGTSNTMMISEIVKAAEDTNNDERGDIFNDDIAAAWFSTHSTPNSGVDSLRVCVNTAPNPPCDTGSTKKNSARSKHPGGVNVGFGDGSVRFISQTIDLATYQALGTTQGGEVIALP; translated from the coding sequence ATGTCGACTAGAACGTCCCGGAAACGCTTTGCGTTCACCCTTGTCGAACTTCTCGTGGTGATCGCGATTATCGGCGTACTCATTGCATTGCTGCTGCCGGCGGTTCAACAGGCGCGCGAGGCGGCTCGCCGATCGCAATGCAATAACAACCTGAAGCAGTGGAATCTCGCGTTTCACAACCATTCCGACGTTTTCAAGCACTTTCCTGTCGGCAGGCAGAATGGGACGTTTGGGCCGCGGCGCACCTGGGTCGTAACGGCCTGGCCCTTTGTCGAGCAATTGGCGCTGTTCGATCAATACGATTTGACCAAGCACTTCCACGAATCGCCGCACATCGTGCAATCGGCCGATACAGGGCTTTGTGCGAATCCGGTCGATATCTATTTTTGTCCCAGCGATGGAGGCTCGCGGCTTTGGAAGGGGGACGTTTATTGGCGATCGCGGGCCAACTATGTAGTTGGCTTTGGCGACAATGCCGCGGCCAATGCAGCGCTGCGCTCGGCGCCGTTCAAATACAACGAAAAGGTGGACTTCCGAGATATCACCGATGGTACGTCGAACACGATGATGATTTCGGAGATCGTCAAAGCGGCCGAAGACACGAACAACGATGAACGGGGAGATATTTTTAACGACGATATCGCCGCTGCTTGGTTCTCGACCCACTCGACGCCCAACTCCGGCGTTGATTCGCTGCGCGTCTGTGTGAATACGGCTCCTAATCCTCCTTGTGACACCGGTTCCACCAAAAAGAATTCAGCGCGTAGCAAACACCCAGGCGGCGTGAATGTGGGATTTGGAGACGGATCAGTGCGGTTCATCTCGCAAACGATTGACCTCGCTACCTACCAAGCGCTGGGGACGACCCAAGGGGGCGAGGTCATCGCGTTGCCTTAG
- a CDS encoding sulfatase produces MRTLTSVALLCLLTTISWAQETSPQAATTPKIAKRPNVLFILTDDQRSDALSCMGHPHLKTPHVDRLADEGLLFKNHYCTTSLCSPSRASILSGLYAHAHGVVNNFTDYPSNLVSFPMRLHESGYETAYIGKWHMGEDNDEPRPGFDYFVTHKGQGKYFDTEFNFNGQGRKVVDGYYTTVVTDMAEDWISKQNGDKPWMLMLGHKAPHSFYLPEEKYEHSFDQADIEYPPSAFDLEDKPEWFKKRLDTWHGIYGPLFDWRKKFPDKSPEGVKDFARMVRAYWGTILSVDDSVGRLYDFLEERGELDNTLIIFTSDNGLLEGEHGMVDKRTGHEPSIRIPLVVRYPGLTPVDQPRVIDNISVTIDFAPSILEICGAKPLENIHGKSWKQLAQGDASDWRTGFYYEYNYEKQFPYTPNVRALRTDRYKYIRYPHGDGSPDKHMAELYDLQADPGENKNLIDDPAHADTVSRLRTELDRLIAEHGAGKPDKMPLDQGIQSGLPEESIR; encoded by the coding sequence ATGAGAACACTCACATCCGTTGCTCTCCTCTGCCTTCTGACCACCATATCTTGGGCACAAGAAACCTCCCCGCAGGCCGCAACCACTCCCAAGATTGCAAAACGTCCCAACGTGTTGTTTATTTTGACCGATGACCAGCGGTCAGACGCGCTCAGTTGCATGGGACATCCGCATCTCAAGACGCCCCATGTCGATCGGTTGGCCGACGAAGGTTTGTTGTTCAAGAACCATTACTGCACGACTTCGCTCTGTTCGCCCAGCCGAGCTTCGATCCTCAGCGGTCTTTACGCACACGCGCATGGAGTGGTCAACAACTTCACCGACTATCCGTCGAACCTGGTCAGCTTCCCGATGCGTCTGCACGAATCTGGCTACGAAACGGCCTACATCGGCAAATGGCACATGGGCGAAGATAACGACGAGCCGCGGCCCGGCTTTGATTACTTCGTGACGCACAAAGGGCAAGGGAAATACTTCGACACCGAATTCAACTTCAACGGCCAAGGGCGCAAGGTTGTGGATGGGTATTACACGACGGTCGTCACCGACATGGCCGAAGATTGGATCAGCAAGCAAAATGGCGATAAGCCCTGGATGCTGATGCTGGGGCACAAGGCGCCGCACAGTTTTTATCTGCCTGAGGAAAAGTACGAACACAGTTTCGATCAGGCAGATATTGAATATCCCCCAAGCGCCTTCGATCTGGAGGACAAACCAGAGTGGTTTAAAAAACGGCTCGATACCTGGCACGGGATCTATGGCCCGTTGTTCGACTGGCGCAAAAAATTTCCGGACAAAAGCCCGGAAGGGGTCAAAGACTTCGCTAGGATGGTGCGCGCCTATTGGGGAACGATTCTCTCGGTCGATGACAGCGTCGGTCGTCTGTACGACTTCTTAGAAGAACGGGGCGAACTCGACAACACATTGATCATCTTCACGTCCGACAATGGTTTGTTGGAAGGGGAACATGGCATGGTCGACAAACGAACCGGCCACGAGCCTTCGATTCGGATTCCGCTGGTAGTCCGCTACCCGGGCCTAACCCCAGTCGACCAGCCGCGCGTGATTGACAACATTTCGGTGACGATCGATTTTGCTCCGTCGATTCTCGAAATCTGCGGCGCCAAGCCGCTGGAGAACATCCATGGCAAAAGTTGGAAGCAACTTGCCCAAGGGGACGCGTCGGACTGGCGCACCGGTTTTTACTACGAGTACAACTACGAAAAGCAATTCCCCTACACGCCCAACGTTCGCGCGCTCCGGACCGATCGCTACAAGTACATCCGGTACCCGCACGGCGACGGATCGCCCGACAAACACATGGCCGAGTTGTATGACCTGCAAGCGGATCCCGGCGAAAACAAAAACCTGATCGACGACCCGGCCCACGCAGATACGGTCAGCCGACTCCGCACAGAACTCGACCGCCTGATCGCCGAGCATGGCGCCGGCAAGCCGGACAAAATGCCGCTTGATCAAGGGATTCAATCGGGGCTGCCGGAAGAGTCGATCCGGTAG
- a CDS encoding VOC family protein has protein sequence MTPPLPIRRLQHIAVSAADSDKSRDFYRDVLGFREVERPPFDFRGAWLVAYGIQMHVIERSAANQQDVGAIDTRANHLAFEVDDPTTIVEILQAHAIPFIQRVNAGGIHQTFFHDPDGNPIEVAVYPADPPFLP, from the coding sequence ATGACGCCTCCCTTGCCGATTCGTCGGCTGCAACACATCGCTGTTTCCGCCGCCGACTCGGACAAGAGCCGTGATTTTTATCGCGACGTACTTGGATTTCGCGAAGTTGAGCGCCCGCCGTTTGATTTCCGCGGCGCCTGGTTGGTCGCCTACGGAATCCAGATGCATGTGATCGAGCGTAGCGCCGCCAACCAGCAAGATGTCGGCGCGATCGACACGCGGGCCAATCATCTGGCGTTTGAAGTGGATGACCCGACGACCATTGTCGAAATCCTACAGGCCCACGCGATCCCGTTCATTCAACGCGTGAACGCCGGCGGAATTCACCAGACCTTCTTTCACGATCCAGACGGCAACCCGATTGAGGTCGCTGTTTACCCTGCCGATCCCCCCTTTCTACCCTAG
- the ychF gene encoding redox-regulated ATPase YchF — MEAGIVGLPNVGKSTLFNALTAAGIASENYPFCTIEPNVGIVPVPDERLETIQKFIKTQKVIPAVLQLVDIAGIVRGASEGEGLGNKFLSHIREVDAIVHVVRCFADSDVIHVDGSVDPIRDIETIDTELMLADLQTVESSKDRAAKSARSGDKEAKARVELLEQCYAVLAAGKPVRSMSFHDPETEKRVRGLGLITAKKVLYLANVDEDNLTGEGDLVAKVRARAAEEEGEVVPVCARLEAELIELDAADRQEMLESVGLTEPALHTFARSAYKLLGLQSYFTAGEKEVRAWTIPVGATAPQAAGVIHSDFERGFIRSETYSVADLEQLHSEKAIRDAGKMRVEGKQYVMQDGDVCHFLFNV, encoded by the coding sequence ATGGAAGCTGGAATTGTCGGTCTTCCCAACGTCGGTAAATCGACGCTGTTTAACGCTTTGACCGCCGCAGGCATCGCCAGCGAGAACTACCCCTTCTGCACGATCGAGCCCAACGTGGGGATCGTTCCGGTCCCTGATGAGCGTCTGGAAACCATTCAGAAGTTCATTAAGACGCAGAAGGTGATTCCGGCCGTTTTGCAATTGGTCGATATCGCCGGCATCGTCCGCGGCGCCTCAGAAGGAGAAGGCTTGGGGAACAAATTCCTCTCGCACATCCGTGAAGTGGACGCGATCGTCCATGTCGTTCGCTGCTTCGCCGACTCGGACGTGATCCATGTCGACGGTTCGGTCGATCCGATTCGCGACATCGAAACGATTGATACCGAGCTGATGTTGGCCGATTTGCAGACGGTCGAATCATCGAAAGATCGTGCCGCCAAGTCGGCCCGCTCTGGCGACAAAGAGGCCAAAGCACGCGTCGAATTGCTCGAGCAATGTTACGCCGTCCTAGCAGCAGGGAAACCGGTCCGCTCGATGTCATTTCATGATCCAGAAACGGAGAAGCGGGTTCGCGGACTCGGACTGATCACCGCCAAAAAGGTGCTCTACCTGGCGAACGTTGACGAAGACAATCTGACCGGCGAAGGAGACTTGGTCGCCAAAGTCCGCGCTCGCGCTGCCGAAGAAGAGGGCGAAGTCGTTCCGGTTTGTGCTCGACTTGAAGCGGAGTTGATCGAACTGGACGCCGCCGATCGCCAGGAAATGCTCGAGAGCGTTGGCTTAACCGAGCCGGCGCTGCATACGTTCGCTCGTTCCGCTTACAAGCTGCTCGGCTTGCAAAGCTATTTCACCGCCGGTGAAAAAGAAGTCCGCGCTTGGACGATTCCGGTCGGAGCGACGGCGCCGCAAGCGGCCGGCGTGATTCACTCTGATTTCGAACGCGGTTTCATTCGGTCCGAAACCTATTCGGTCGCCGACCTGGAGCAATTGCACTCGGAAAAAGCGATCCGCGACGCGGGCAAAATGCGCGTCGAAGGTAAGCAGTACGTCATGCAAGATGGCGACGTTTGCCACTTCTTGTTTAACGTTTAA
- a CDS encoding DUF3488 and DUF4129 domain-containing transglutaminase family protein, translating into MKVERLLQISVAILAALGAMLLGGGETDDAALPIAAVLAAFISVYVTDIQRWFSLNRNLANVAALLAVAFSISDFWPGNSTEKLQAIAKLLIYLQIVLLFQRKSTRVYWHLCVLSLLQVVVAAALNLNVSFGFMLVAYMLAALTTLSLFFIYRETVRVDPILKAEHDAIDNRPVFALFSSRDEGGEGSGVTTEAVLLESRLPKNLATVFSSWQMFVQVCKLGIVTLIATVVCFYAFPRPSRDSWGGGLAGGLRETGFKDQISFDRMGRILQSDEMVMRVAFRSPVSDSPKESPLEPYFRGTVLNRYQIQTSSWITTYSPDDEGATQLPTPPPGVEMVRQLVVLNPRTRLVQTAHGHLLFSVYPAYRDQLTSSQVIDDQMAGFLSYAAADALGSKPSQYNVLIPWRPAELENRLLALNSRDEDKTKLDWRTRSYLDSLEKVEVFAFGQLQQTTRSVVENAKVDPKNNFEVAQAIERFFTDEGGFSYTLEIDPRVRDPNLDPLEDFLVNHRSGHCEYFAGAMALMLRYQRIPSRIVVGYKGGEYNSVGNYYAVKQMHAHAWVEAYISQKDLPESVRENYPTGAWLRLDPTPSGETEVVYEEKGGMLSKALDWFDYLELMWRDYVVEMNSERQENAIYKPFTDRIWRPLGDWFNYEEWRLWVKEKAATVGVDVEGEWFSWYMSLLTIFCTIAGFAIYQGSRWLIRRFGQPLWRWIRRQLHFNRHGVTFYLQLERRLAKRGMRRSPGQTPYEFVDSLRSRLTPGAMDAIAPVVEAYYRVRFGGAVLSDEALSGIEDRLTTLQVELDQLDRSPRF; encoded by the coding sequence ATGAAGGTCGAACGCTTACTGCAGATTAGCGTCGCTATCCTCGCAGCGCTGGGAGCGATGTTGCTCGGCGGAGGCGAAACGGACGACGCCGCGTTGCCGATCGCCGCGGTGTTGGCGGCGTTTATTTCTGTTTATGTGACCGATATTCAGCGCTGGTTCAGCTTGAATCGAAATCTGGCCAATGTCGCGGCGTTATTGGCGGTTGCATTTTCGATTTCCGATTTCTGGCCGGGCAACAGCACCGAAAAGCTGCAAGCGATCGCCAAGTTGTTGATTTACCTGCAGATCGTGCTCTTGTTTCAACGCAAGTCGACGCGCGTTTATTGGCACTTGTGCGTCCTTAGTCTGCTGCAAGTCGTGGTCGCCGCTGCGCTCAACTTGAACGTTTCGTTCGGCTTTATGTTGGTCGCCTATATGTTGGCCGCATTGACGACGCTCAGTCTGTTCTTCATCTATCGCGAAACGGTTCGCGTCGACCCGATTTTAAAAGCGGAACATGACGCGATCGACAATCGTCCGGTCTTTGCGCTTTTCAGCTCGCGCGATGAAGGAGGGGAAGGAAGCGGCGTTACGACCGAAGCGGTGCTGCTGGAATCGCGCCTGCCGAAAAACCTGGCGACCGTATTTTCCAGCTGGCAAATGTTCGTTCAGGTTTGCAAGTTGGGGATCGTTACGCTGATCGCTACGGTTGTCTGCTTCTACGCATTTCCTCGTCCCAGTCGCGATTCCTGGGGAGGCGGCTTAGCCGGCGGGCTCCGCGAAACCGGCTTCAAGGATCAGATCTCGTTCGACCGAATGGGAAGGATTCTCCAAAGCGACGAGATGGTGATGCGGGTCGCATTCCGCAGCCCGGTGTCTGATTCTCCCAAAGAATCGCCGCTCGAGCCTTATTTTCGCGGCACGGTGCTGAATCGCTATCAAATTCAGACTTCCAGTTGGATCACCACCTATTCGCCGGATGACGAAGGTGCGACGCAGTTGCCGACGCCTCCGCCGGGCGTCGAGATGGTGCGGCAATTGGTGGTGCTGAATCCACGCACGCGTCTGGTGCAAACAGCGCACGGACACTTGCTGTTTAGCGTCTATCCCGCCTATCGCGATCAATTGACTTCTAGCCAGGTCATCGACGATCAGATGGCCGGATTTTTGTCATACGCGGCGGCCGATGCGCTCGGATCTAAGCCGTCGCAGTACAACGTGTTAATTCCCTGGCGTCCCGCCGAACTCGAAAATCGCTTGCTGGCGTTGAACAGTCGCGACGAGGACAAGACGAAACTCGATTGGCGCACGCGCAGCTATCTGGATTCGTTGGAGAAGGTAGAGGTTTTCGCGTTCGGGCAATTGCAACAAACGACGCGAAGCGTCGTCGAGAACGCCAAAGTTGATCCGAAAAATAACTTCGAAGTAGCCCAGGCGATCGAACGCTTCTTCACCGACGAAGGGGGCTTTTCGTACACGTTGGAAATAGATCCGCGCGTTCGCGATCCCAACCTTGACCCGCTCGAAGATTTTCTGGTCAATCATCGATCGGGGCACTGCGAATATTTCGCCGGAGCAATGGCGCTGATGCTGCGCTACCAGCGGATTCCGTCGCGCATCGTCGTGGGATACAAAGGAGGCGAATATAACTCGGTCGGCAATTACTACGCCGTCAAGCAAATGCACGCGCATGCGTGGGTCGAAGCGTATATTTCGCAGAAAGATTTGCCGGAGTCGGTGCGTGAGAATTATCCGACCGGCGCCTGGCTCCGATTGGATCCAACGCCTAGCGGCGAAACGGAAGTGGTCTATGAAGAGAAGGGGGGGATGCTGAGCAAAGCCCTCGATTGGTTCGACTATCTCGAACTGATGTGGCGCGACTACGTGGTCGAAATGAACTCAGAACGCCAAGAGAACGCGATTTACAAACCGTTCACTGATCGCATCTGGCGACCGCTGGGCGATTGGTTCAACTACGAGGAATGGCGCCTGTGGGTGAAAGAAAAAGCGGCCACCGTCGGCGTTGACGTCGAAGGGGAGTGGTTCAGTTGGTACATGAGTTTGCTGACCATCTTTTGCACGATCGCCGGGTTCGCCATCTACCAAGGTTCGCGCTGGCTGATTCGTCGTTTTGGTCAGCCGCTGTGGCGATGGATTCGTCGACAATTGCACTTTAACCGCCACGGCGTTACGTTCTATTTGCAACTTGAACGCCGCCTTGCGAAGCGAGGGATGCGACGCTCCCCGGGGCAGACTCCGTACGAGTTTGTCGATTCGCTTCGTTCGCGTCTAACGCCGGGTGCGATGGACGCAATCGCGCCGGTCGTCGAAGCGTACTATCGCGTCCGCTTTGGGGGGGCTGTCCTCAGCGATGAGGCGCTTTCCGGCATCGAGGATCGACTAACGACGCTCCAGGTGGAGCTCGATCAACTCGATCGTTCGCCGCGATTCTAG
- a CDS encoding DUF58 domain-containing protein gives MITREGTYYLLVMTFIVVGAMIRNFQLLMVLACMMVGPLLYNWRVVQGTLRRLKFSRKLSHSVCAGDPLLVELRVENLGRGSVYAIVACDVIEAVDGPKIGESCEVEVFFARVRSGVTETSTYRARVQHRGRYRVGPLETSTAFPLGLIRNTLKLGEIDDLIVYPRIGRLTPAWRRLIQDDRAGYAASRRTHGLHEGDFYGLREWRTGDPKQWIHWRTTAKRNQLVVRQFEKQSEQDVTIIVDAWVSPQATSQEEASVERIVSMAATVVADLSAVGGCQMYLACAGAKTKSLHGSVSQAFVHEAMTILAEVTPAPHQSIDGCLLDALRVGRTGKVVLLSSRNLELSDTNTFQEVWNDHKVRSEIGRVICLSDARDELANLFIDGAQISAAKESS, from the coding sequence ATGATCACTCGCGAAGGAACTTACTATCTCCTCGTGATGACGTTCATTGTGGTTGGCGCCATGATCCGCAACTTCCAGTTGCTGATGGTCCTCGCTTGCATGATGGTCGGCCCCTTGCTTTATAACTGGCGCGTCGTTCAGGGAACGTTGCGCCGGCTCAAATTCTCACGCAAACTTTCGCACTCGGTTTGCGCCGGCGATCCGCTCTTGGTGGAGTTGCGCGTTGAAAACCTGGGTCGGGGTTCCGTCTATGCGATCGTCGCTTGCGACGTGATCGAAGCGGTCGACGGCCCGAAGATCGGCGAATCTTGCGAGGTCGAAGTATTTTTCGCTCGCGTTCGCAGCGGCGTTACGGAAACGTCCACCTATCGCGCGCGGGTGCAGCACCGCGGTCGATATCGGGTGGGGCCCTTAGAAACGTCGACGGCGTTTCCCTTGGGACTGATTCGTAACACGCTTAAGCTTGGCGAAATTGACGACTTGATCGTCTATCCACGGATTGGACGTCTGACGCCTGCTTGGCGGCGTTTGATTCAAGATGATCGCGCCGGCTACGCGGCAAGTCGCCGAACGCACGGGTTGCATGAGGGAGATTTTTACGGATTGCGCGAGTGGCGAACCGGTGACCCGAAGCAATGGATTCACTGGCGCACCACCGCCAAACGTAATCAATTGGTCGTACGGCAGTTTGAGAAACAAAGTGAGCAGGACGTCACCATCATTGTCGACGCTTGGGTCTCGCCGCAAGCGACTTCCCAGGAAGAAGCCAGCGTCGAACGAATCGTAAGCATGGCGGCGACTGTGGTCGCCGATCTCTCTGCGGTCGGAGGCTGTCAAATGTATTTGGCCTGCGCCGGCGCCAAAACAAAGAGTCTGCATGGTTCGGTCTCCCAGGCGTTCGTTCATGAAGCAATGACGATTTTGGCCGAAGTCACGCCGGCGCCGCACCAGTCGATCGATGGTTGTCTGCTTGATGCGCTGCGCGTCGGTCGTACAGGAAAAGTCGTCCTGCTCAGTTCTCGCAATCTGGAGTTGTCGGACACCAACACGTTCCAAGAAGTCTGGAACGATCATAAAGTGCGATCCGAAATTGGACGCGTGATTTGTCTGTCGGATGCACGGGATGAGTTGGCGAATCTCTTTATCGATGGCGCCCAGATCAGCGCCGCAAAGGAGTCGTCATGA
- a CDS encoding AAA family ATPase: MPAELTSLVAELENSISRVVLGKSEVVRKCLITLLAGEHLLLEDVPGVGKTLVGKALARSLDGDFCRLQFTPDLLPSDIVGSNVFNTKTHEFVFHQGPIFANIVIADEINRTSPRTQSALLEAMSDNQVSVDGVTHDLPTPFMVIATQNPFEFEGTYPLPESQLDRFLMRISMGYPDRAAERQILETHRRGEPVTELTPVLRSDQIKQLQAAVREIDMNDSVHEYLLDIIEATRDTDDLQVGASTRAAISLYRAAQSLAMIEGREFVVPDDVKQLAVSVLAHRVIPKGYLHAGQREAVETIVSRIVDEVAVPT; encoded by the coding sequence ATGCCGGCGGAGTTAACGAGTCTCGTCGCGGAACTGGAAAACAGCATTTCCCGCGTCGTTCTAGGCAAGTCAGAGGTCGTGCGTAAGTGCCTAATTACGCTTCTCGCAGGCGAACATCTGCTATTAGAAGACGTTCCTGGGGTAGGAAAGACTTTAGTAGGCAAAGCGCTTGCTCGGAGCCTGGACGGCGATTTCTGTCGTCTGCAGTTCACGCCCGATCTTTTGCCGAGCGACATTGTCGGGTCCAACGTCTTCAACACCAAGACGCATGAATTTGTGTTTCATCAGGGGCCCATCTTTGCGAACATCGTGATCGCCGACGAAATCAATCGGACGTCGCCACGGACGCAAAGTGCGCTGCTAGAAGCGATGAGCGATAACCAGGTGTCGGTCGACGGCGTGACGCATGATCTGCCGACGCCGTTCATGGTGATCGCGACGCAAAACCCGTTCGAGTTTGAAGGGACCTACCCCCTTCCCGAAAGCCAACTCGATCGCTTTTTGATGCGAATCTCGATGGGCTATCCCGATCGCGCCGCAGAGCGTCAGATTCTTGAGACGCATCGTCGCGGCGAACCGGTCACCGAATTGACCCCGGTCTTACGCAGCGATCAGATCAAGCAATTGCAAGCTGCGGTTCGCGAGATCGATATGAACGATTCGGTCCACGAATATTTGCTTGATATTATCGAAGCGACTCGCGACACCGATGACTTGCAAGTGGGCGCTAGTACGCGAGCGGCGATCAGTCTGTATCGCGCAGCGCAAAGCCTGGCGATGATTGAAGGACGCGAGTTCGTCGTGCCGGATGACGTGAAGCAATTAGCCGTTTCGGTACTCGCCCATCGCGTCATTCCCAAGGGATATCTCCACGCCGGTCAACGCGAAGCGGTGGAGACGATCGTGAGTCGAATTGTCGATGAAGTAGCGGTTCCAACCTAA
- a CDS encoding GNAT family N-acetyltransferase, whose amino-acid sequence MTEVVEINDLSELAAYATLWRTLFLRMPRATFFQTYAWLCAYWKHFGADQRLRVLLVYASGEPIGILPLVVRREQTRLGSFRVLTYPLADWGSYYGPIGSNGAATLAIGLRYLAQSRRDWDLLDLRWIEMEAVDRGRTENAFRLAGMSSLVTPWKEISIVDLPNTWESYLETRKPKFRQNVRRLLRRGEMSGIEFIRYRPDSQPKGSLEESWSIFEDCRDLAARSWQGSSESGTTLSHEAVQGYFRDTHEAATRLGMLDIGYLLYEGKMAAFGYKYHHQGEIQAMRVGHDPDLQALGLGTLQYAHGIMDSISLGERRIDIGPNHLETKAKWRTNLLMSYRICHHSQWMMRAQALRLHRWLKFRRNPEPESLE is encoded by the coding sequence ATGACCGAAGTGGTCGAAATCAACGATCTCAGTGAACTTGCCGCCTATGCGACGCTCTGGAGAACACTCTTTCTCCGCATGCCGCGAGCGACGTTCTTTCAGACCTATGCATGGCTATGCGCCTATTGGAAACATTTTGGGGCAGACCAGCGGCTGCGTGTGTTGCTTGTCTACGCTTCCGGTGAACCGATTGGCATTCTGCCGTTAGTCGTCCGACGCGAGCAGACGCGTCTCGGTTCGTTTCGCGTTCTTACCTATCCGCTGGCCGACTGGGGTTCTTACTACGGACCAATCGGCAGTAACGGCGCCGCAACTTTGGCCATCGGCCTCCGCTATTTGGCCCAATCCAGGCGAGACTGGGATTTGCTCGATCTTCGCTGGATCGAAATGGAAGCGGTTGATCGCGGACGGACCGAAAACGCATTTCGCCTGGCTGGCATGTCGTCGTTGGTGACGCCTTGGAAAGAAATCTCGATTGTCGATCTGCCGAATACCTGGGAGAGCTATCTCGAGACGCGCAAACCAAAATTTCGTCAAAATGTGCGCCGCTTGCTCCGCCGGGGAGAAATGTCCGGGATTGAGTTTATTCGTTATCGCCCTGATTCACAGCCCAAGGGATCGCTGGAAGAAAGTTGGTCGATCTTCGAAGACTGTCGCGACTTAGCCGCGAGAAGCTGGCAAGGCTCCTCCGAATCCGGCACCACCTTGTCGCATGAAGCGGTCCAAGGTTACTTTCGTGATACCCACGAGGCCGCGACCCGGCTCGGCATGTTGGATATCGGTTATCTGCTTTATGAAGGAAAAATGGCCGCCTTTGGCTACAAGTACCATCACCAGGGAGAAATCCAGGCGATGCGTGTCGGCCACGATCCAGATCTCCAAGCACTTGGCCTCGGAACTTTGCAGTACGCCCATGGAATTATGGACAGCATATCTCTGGGGGAACGCCGCATTGACATTGGCCCGAATCACTTGGAAACGAAAGCGAAGTGGCGGACGAACCTGTTGATGAGCTATCGGATCTGCCATCACTCGCAATGGATGATGCGAGCTCAGGCGCTTCGTCTGCATCGCTGGTTAAAATTTCGCCGCAATCCCGAACCGGAATCGCTCGAATAG